Genomic segment of Deltaproteobacteria bacterium:
CAAAACCCATCCCACGGGAAGAGCGGGAAAGGCAAAAGACGGTACCGAACGGTCAAAGGCTAGGGTCAGGTTCCGCCCCTTGAGGGTCGGAGAAACCTCTGCCCCGGGTTCCACCGGTACCTCAATGAAAAGCATCTCCCCATCCTCAAAAACCAGGCACTTTCGTCGCGGGTCCTCTGGAATACCCGAATCTTCAAGCGTTGAAGCCGATGCCGGTCCGGGGTTCATGGTCTGGACAGGTATCTCATTTCCGGTCTCGGCCACCAAGGGAGGCAAATCGACATCGTCGTTGTATACCCGTTTCTTCTCCACACATCCGCCGAACCAGCCCAGAATCAGAGCCAGCAGAATTATCCAAACGATCTCGGTGAGTCTCGACGACCCGGTCCATTCCGAGGCACTAGCCATGGCCACCTCCGGTTTGCGCCCGCAATTTCAAGGGAACCTCTCGTACCTGTGGTTTCCCGAAAATATCCACATACTCCTCCCGGACAACGACCGCCTCCTGACTGATGGAGGTCACTTCTCCACCATTGCGGCCTACCTTCAAGCCCTGTCTGAGAACGAACCCCTTGCCGTCAGGAAGTTCGACCATGGCCACCGACTCGGCGGCGTCATCCGGCCTCCACATGATTCCCACCACCCGCAACTGGGTGACCTCGACCTGCTCCAGAGGCGTCAAGGGACGACCCGGATCACGTGTGACCGCCACCTCCTCCTGCTGCCGAAGAAATGGGACAAAGGGATCTTCCTTGCCGGTCGCCGAATACCTGTAGGCCGGAGGATCGATCCAGTCCGGCCGATCATCCTTGGCTGCAACTTCCTGGCTTTCGAAAGCGTTCACAACGTCTTCAGCCCAGGTCGGGGCCAATCCCCAAGTCGACAAGGAAACGAACGAAACCATCACGGCCATCGCAAACATAACTCCGACCTTTCTGGGCCGGAACCGCACTCCACTGTCGAACCTCGCGTTCATTTCTTCCCCTTGACGGGCTGGGCCTTGGCCTCCAATTCTTTCGAAGTCAAGGCACGATACACGGATAACTGACAATCGGCCCCGAGTTCGACACTCACACCCCCGTCCTTACCCTGCCCCGGCGTGAGCTTGATACTCTCCAGCCGAACCAGTCGGTCGACGCGGGCCAGACGATCGAAGTATCGCATTAGGTTGTGGAATGACCCCCGAAGCACAAGCTTCACGCTTCGAGTGGCATAAAAATCATGCATGACCTCGGCTCCGGGCTGAAAGGACTGGAATTCCACGCCTTCGTCCCGGCCCAAAATCTCAAAAGAAGCCAAAAGACCTTCAAGGGCCTGCGTATCCTCGGGCAGCAAGGTCTTGGCCCAGACGAACTCGGCCTCCCGTCGAAAGAGTTCGGCCTCCAGCTCCGGAAGAATCTTAATCTTGGCCCTGTTGGCGGCGATTTCCTGGTCGAGCCGAGTTACATCGTTACGCAAATATGCCATTCGGTCCAGATCCGGACTCAGCCAGAAGAACCAGTACACTCCACCAAGGACGATCAGGGACCCGACGACGATCAGGGCCTTGTGCAGAAGTGTCAGTGATTCGATTTTCTTGAGGATGAGGTCCTTATCCATTGCCGCCCTCCACGGCCTGAGGCTTCCGGGCCACGATCAGGCAGTCGAATTGGACCAGTCCCAGTCCTTGAATTTCTTTGCGGGATGTCCCCTTGGTCTGAACCTGGGCGATATAGGGAGACTTTCTGAGCCGGTCCACGAAATCGGCAAAGGCCTGATTATCCAAGGACACGCCCTTGACCTGAATGTCTCCAGCCACAGATAGACTGAAGCTCTCAAACCAGATCTTGGACTGCGGGATGCTGACGAGGATTTCGTCGATGTATCGCACCGACAATCCCTGTTCTTCGCGGATACTTCGAATGGCGTCGATCTTCGAACTCACCGAGGCGATCAGGCGCTCGAGCTCATTGACCCGCTTGACCTGGGCTAAAAGTTCGGCCTTGATCCGTTCCTTTTCGGCCTTCATCATCTCGAAATTTCTGATCTCCCCGGCCATCCATCGGCTGATCGAAAACATGCAGGCCAAGGCGAAAAGAAGGATCAAGATAAATAGGGCGACTTCCTTCTGAATATTGGCTGCCTTGGCCCGTTTCTGCTTGGGAAGGAGGTTGATGGTAATCATTTGATGACCGACCTCAGGGCCAGGCCCGTAGCGACGACAAACTTCGGGCCGTTTTCTTTCAAAAAAACGGGGTCGAACGCAGCCTCGTTGACCTTGATCTTCCTCCAAGGATCGAGATGGCGAACCTCCAAATCCAAGGCCTCGGACAGATGCTCGGCCAGACCTGGCAGCAGGCTTCCCCCGCCGGAAATGTACATGGTTGAAATGGTCTCAGCGGCCTCGCCCGCAGCCTGCTGGTGGCCCATCATGGCCCTGCGAATCTCGCTTACCCAGACAGAAACCGCATCGCGGACCTCGCGCTGGGTGGTGGAAATGGACTCGTCGTCAAAGTCGTCGGGCCCATTGATCTTGATCTGTTCGGCTTCGGCCATCCTGATGTTCAGTCCCCTGGCAATTCCTTCGGTGACCCGGTTTCCTCCCGAAGGCACATCCCGGACCAGCGAAGGCTGCCTATCCTGATAGGCGCAAAAGACCGACTGGCTGGCCCCGATATCAAGGAGATAAACCGGGGTGTCCAAGTCTTCGTAGTAATTGAACTCGTAACAGTTGCTCAACGCGAAGGCGTCCACGTCCACGATAGCCAAGGCCGCTCCGGACTCTTCCGCCAACCGCTCCAGATTGTCCACAGCCACCCGTTTGCAGGCCACTAAAACAAGATCATAATCGGTCTTGTTCTTGACCGAGAGGATTCCATAGTCGAGATAGACGTCATTGATATCGAAGGGGATATATTGCTTGGCCTCCTTCTGGACGATGTCCGGAAGTTTTTTGGCCGAGTCGGCCGTGAAGGAGACTCGCTTGATGATCACTGAGTGACCGTGCAGGGATGAGATGAAGACCTTGTCCTTGACCTCGTGGCTCCCGAGCAGTTCCCGGACTCTGGCTCCGGCCTGCTTGCGGTCTTCCTGCTCCTGAACGGTCCAGGATGCCGAGCCGACCTTTACCAACGAGGGAACCTTGCCCGGCTCGATCTGAACCATTTTGACCGCGTTGGTCCCATAATCCAAGGCGCATGAGGCAACTTTTTTTTTCAGGAAAGAGAGCATGCTGTACCTTCTCCCGATACTGTCCATGGCCCCGACCTGAATTGGATCAGGGTCGTCCGCTCGTCAAACTGAAACTCGAAGTCTTGCAGGGCGAGCAGTCTCGACGATTCAAAAAAAATCAAACAGGGCGGATGGTCATCACCGGACATTTGGCAGCCTTGACTACTTTTTCGGCAACCGAACCGAATAGTATTCGATCTATGCCCTTGCGGCCGTGGGTACCCATGACAATCAGATCAACCTCGTTCTCCGCCACGTAGTTGAGTATCTCTTCCGCCGCATATCCGGTCACCACCACACCCGTGGCCTCCTTGCCTGGAAAATGCTCGTCCAGAAAGGCATCCATGGTTTTTTCTGCCCCGCTGACAATCTCTCCGACAAAAGAATCAATAGAGGTCGGCGGAACATGGAAACCGACATACTGGGTCAACGAAGGAGCCACATACATGACCTTGATTTTGGCTCCAAGAGCCTGGGCTAAAGTGGCTGCATACGAGGCCACGTGGGCGCTGTTCTGGGAAAAATCCACCGTGCAGAGTATGGTCCTGATCTGTTTCATCCCATGGTACTCCTTCTCGTGTGTAGCTTGAACACGGCCTGGTTACTAATGTTTTTGACCAAAGGCTCCCGGGTCACCAACCCAGAATATCTCATTGTCCGTAAATTTTTTCGACTCTTGCCATAAAGAGGTCCATATCACAAGGATTTTTTTAACAAATGAAAAAAAATCTCTTCAAGGCGTTTCTCCAAAAAAATTCTCGAATCGATATCCAATTAGAACGGACCCTCTTACGCTGAAATTGGGCTACACATCCCTTCTTCAACCAAAGGAAGGGTGAATGAAAAAGTGCTTCCCTGCCCAGGAACGCTCTTGACCAAAATGTTGCCCCCATGCTTTTCAACGAATTCCTTGCACAAAACAAGACCGAGACCGGTGCCCCGCTCTCCTTCGGTTCCTCTTCGGGAACACTTCTGGTCGAGAGAAAAAAGGCTGGCCATGGTCTTGTCATCCATGCCCACGCCTGTATCTTGGATCGAAACCTCAACCTTGGAGCCTTGATGTAAAACGGACACCTCAATCTTTCCGGCCCGTCCGGTAAACTTGACAGCATTGAAAAGAAAATTGCGGATCACCGTATTGATCATCGCCTTGTCGACGGAAACAATGATATCTTTGGGTATGTCGCAGTACAATGAGATGTCTTTTTGCTCGGCGCTCGGCCTAACCAATTCAAGAGGCCCGTGAACCAGTTCATCCAGGGAATATGGTTGAGGGTCGAAGGCTGTGAACCCTCGTTGCATCCTGGCCCATTCAAGAAGATTTTCCAGAAGGCTGAAGACGTTCTCCGCATTCCCCTTGATGTCGCCGACGAGCTTCTGCATATCCTCGGAACTGATCCCTGTAATTTTTCCCGACATCAGTCGAACCAGCGCCAAGAACCCGATGAACGGAGATCTGAGATCATGGGCAATGATGGAAAAGAACTTGTCCTTCTCGGCCAGAGCCTGCTCCAATCTGGCATTGACCTTCCGAATCTCCTCCTCGGCTCTGGCCTGATCGACCATGGCCCTGGCCAGCTTGACATGCCCGAAGCTGAGCGATGACACTAGATTGGCCAGACGTGTGTAAAAGGTCATGGCCCGATGAACCGTTTCCCGACTGAAGCGGGGAGCCCGGTTCAAAGCTTCGACATAGGCTTGCTCGTCAAACCCGTACCGCCTAGCCTGAGCCAGAAAAAGCTCCATGTCAGGCTCTTCGTCGTTGAAAAAAAACTGTCCCAGAAAGAGGTTACCCAGATGCCTGTCGCCCACGACGATGGGCGTGGCCATATCCCACATGTGATTTCTGCATTTGTAGAGCTTGAATGTGCCCGGGTCCCCACCCCCGGAAAGAATGGTGTCGCTCTCCAGACAATGCTTCCGTGTCTCTGAATTTACGCGGTGAAAACGGGTACAGATATCTTG
This window contains:
- the pilM gene encoding type IV pilus assembly protein PilM, with the translated sequence MDSIGRRYSMLSFLKKKVASCALDYGTNAVKMVQIEPGKVPSLVKVGSASWTVQEQEDRKQAGARVRELLGSHEVKDKVFISSLHGHSVIIKRVSFTADSAKKLPDIVQKEAKQYIPFDINDVYLDYGILSVKNKTDYDLVLVACKRVAVDNLERLAEESGAALAIVDVDAFALSNCYEFNYYEDLDTPVYLLDIGASQSVFCAYQDRQPSLVRDVPSGGNRVTEGIARGLNIRMAEAEQIKINGPDDFDDESISTTQREVRDAVSVWVSEIRRAMMGHQQAAGEAAETISTMYISGGGSLLPGLAEHLSEALDLEVRHLDPWRKIKVNEAAFDPVFLKENGPKFVVATGLALRSVIK
- a CDS encoding PAS domain S-box protein, whose translation is MDAEANEMAEECIKNNGSIARSPDCLDILDSAGIGILAIGDDGRPMFVSRAVADMYGFASPEEMMAEMTDMPTQAFVDPSEREEFMRLLRSREHLATRTFRQVRRDGTLFWVSLAIKCILRDDGRVNQYHGVIRDITDQHRTEEKLRAGEDRFRRIAEGLTDYLYTVRIVDGYPVETTHGPACVIVTGYTAEEFASDRYLWIKMVVPEDREKVRDQAKKALAGYTPPSLEHRIVRKDGRIRWVKNTMVLNFDARGRIQSYDGLIRDISERKEMETALRESESRVRSKLFALMSPEGDLAALELEDILDVPILQRLMDDFFNLTKIGSAVVDLRGKVLVSTGWQDICTRFHRVNSETRKHCLESDTILSGGGDPGTFKLYKCRNHMWDMATPIVVGDRHLGNLFLGQFFFNDEEPDMELFLAQARRYGFDEQAYVEALNRAPRFSRETVHRAMTFYTRLANLVSSLSFGHVKLARAMVDQARAEEEIRKVNARLEQALAEKDKFFSIIAHDLRSPFIGFLALVRLMSGKITGISSEDMQKLVGDIKGNAENVFSLLENLLEWARMQRGFTAFDPQPYSLDELVHGPLELVRPSAEQKDISLYCDIPKDIIVSVDKAMINTVIRNFLFNAVKFTGRAGKIEVSVLHQGSKVEVSIQDTGVGMDDKTMASLFSLDQKCSRRGTEGERGTGLGLVLCKEFVEKHGGNILVKSVPGQGSTFSFTLPLVEEGMCSPISA
- a CDS encoding universal stress protein — translated: MKQIRTILCTVDFSQNSAHVASYAATLAQALGAKIKVMYVAPSLTQYVGFHVPPTSIDSFVGEIVSGAEKTMDAFLDEHFPGKEATGVVVTGYAAEEILNYVAENEVDLIVMGTHGRKGIDRILFGSVAEKVVKAAKCPVMTIRPV